A region of Planococcus sp. MSAK28401 DNA encodes the following proteins:
- a CDS encoding cell wall-binding repeat-containing protein translates to MDRAFKIATSFLMGVSLFGVLPATQTAQAEDLVDADALVQGDSVSDTFSAEDNERWYKIDVDPAQVAAHTHFEVSLQSDDELTFTVYPDAERATEDQPFDPFSNYSFGEKKSTVKFPIAWEGPYYVKVSSYAEELPLEVTEGDEAEEASYTIGFDGVTVKASKPTNDEQCPAELVMGDAAGDQALLDQLRVIRGEVLSQTESGKELTKLYYKMAPFIGYQAMTDASVRDSLKKNLKQLDGLITSIAENGFQSSKTITAADQKAINELYALALKTAPANLKDDVEAAGQAININKLAGKSVMSAMLPTPYVVKDASINKVIVKVKEGETLTKAEAGTAGIQSVSEFDAEAPKFDQFFVVDLKSGMSAASTNKTLQSLENLPEVDFIEPVQQYKLHSEDIYYDEQWSLENNGDGFGIKDADIDFEEMTALAAQKGQTEVITAVIDTGVDYTLADLKNQMISTGYDFINDDNEALDDYGHGTHVSGIIAAEADNDYSMTGINQSTKILPVKVLDASGYGDTEQIAYGILYATDQGADIINMSLGGGYSRVLEYAMRYASERGVTIVAASGNEGWEEVSYPASSKYAIAVGATNKIDLVSDYSSYGEGLDLVAPGTDIPSLMPDGNVSLMSGTSMAAPHVAAVAGVLKSINPDLTPGQLENVLTASADDVEFIAEDAPPGFEEDPFFEEDPFFEEDFPYEMKELAPGFDLVSGWGRLNGAQAILALDDKWNLADRISGASRYDTAVEVSKKGWSTSGKAVLATGGDFPDALSAAPLAAYQNAPLLLTKTDSIPQSVKDELKRLKVKEVTLIGGEGAISPMVEMELNELGIKSTSIKRISGKNRYETSVNIAKQMKTSTQAVVATGSAFADALSIAPVAGSQKMPILLTKPNGLPAEVKAHLAAKAYSKTFIVGGKGAVSDNTAKELKNPVRLSGASRYETNSAIITHFKASFDNKNMYLSTGANYPDALAGSVLAAKTKAPLVLTAPNGPNAATVKTVQTQLKTVSGIYILGGEGALPTQSIQQLFE, encoded by the coding sequence ATGGACCGCGCGTTCAAGATTGCGACGAGTTTTTTGATGGGTGTATCACTTTTTGGGGTTTTACCGGCAACACAAACGGCGCAAGCTGAAGATTTAGTGGATGCAGATGCATTGGTGCAAGGAGATAGCGTAAGCGATACGTTTTCTGCAGAAGACAACGAACGTTGGTACAAGATCGATGTGGACCCTGCACAAGTCGCAGCGCATACTCATTTTGAAGTTTCCCTTCAGTCAGATGATGAATTGACCTTTACCGTCTACCCGGACGCAGAACGCGCGACCGAAGACCAGCCTTTTGACCCGTTCAGCAACTACAGCTTTGGAGAAAAGAAATCAACTGTGAAATTCCCAATCGCCTGGGAAGGCCCTTACTACGTAAAAGTATCTTCTTATGCTGAAGAGCTGCCGTTGGAAGTAACTGAAGGTGACGAAGCGGAAGAAGCGAGCTATACGATCGGCTTTGACGGCGTCACGGTGAAAGCATCAAAACCGACAAATGACGAGCAATGCCCGGCTGAGCTTGTCATGGGCGACGCAGCTGGAGATCAGGCGCTGCTTGACCAATTGCGCGTCATCCGCGGCGAAGTGCTTTCGCAAACAGAAAGCGGCAAAGAATTGACCAAGCTTTACTATAAGATGGCACCATTTATCGGCTATCAGGCCATGACGGATGCATCTGTTCGCGATTCATTGAAGAAAAACCTCAAGCAGCTCGACGGTTTGATCACGAGCATTGCGGAAAATGGCTTCCAAAGCTCGAAGACCATCACTGCCGCTGATCAAAAAGCGATCAACGAATTATACGCGCTCGCGTTGAAAACAGCGCCTGCGAATTTGAAAGATGATGTGGAAGCAGCAGGGCAAGCGATCAATATCAACAAGCTGGCTGGAAAATCGGTCATGTCAGCCATGCTTCCGACTCCTTATGTCGTAAAAGACGCTTCGATCAATAAGGTCATCGTGAAAGTAAAAGAAGGCGAAACGCTGACGAAAGCGGAAGCCGGAACAGCCGGTATCCAATCGGTTTCCGAGTTTGACGCTGAAGCACCGAAATTTGACCAGTTCTTCGTGGTAGATTTGAAGTCAGGCATGTCAGCCGCTTCAACGAATAAAACTTTGCAATCACTGGAAAACTTGCCGGAAGTCGACTTTATCGAACCGGTTCAGCAATACAAGCTTCATTCAGAAGATATCTATTATGATGAGCAATGGTCTCTTGAAAACAACGGTGACGGTTTCGGCATTAAAGACGCTGACATCGATTTCGAGGAAATGACTGCGCTGGCAGCACAAAAAGGCCAAACCGAAGTCATCACGGCGGTCATCGATACCGGGGTTGACTACACACTGGCCGATTTGAAAAACCAAATGATCAGCACAGGCTACGATTTCATCAATGATGATAATGAAGCACTCGATGATTATGGCCACGGCACACATGTTTCCGGCATCATCGCAGCGGAAGCGGACAATGATTATTCGATGACGGGCATCAACCAGTCGACGAAAATCCTGCCGGTCAAAGTGCTCGATGCATCAGGTTACGGTGACACGGAACAAATCGCATACGGCATTCTGTACGCAACGGACCAAGGTGCCGATATTATCAACATGAGCCTTGGCGGCGGTTATAGCCGTGTCTTGGAATACGCCATGAGATATGCAAGCGAGCGCGGCGTAACGATTGTCGCTGCTTCTGGAAATGAAGGATGGGAAGAAGTTTCCTACCCGGCTTCATCGAAATACGCCATCGCTGTCGGCGCAACGAATAAAATCGACCTAGTGTCGGATTATTCGAGCTACGGCGAAGGGCTTGACCTGGTTGCACCAGGTACCGATATCCCGAGTTTGATGCCGGATGGCAATGTAAGCTTGATGTCTGGAACATCTATGGCAGCACCGCATGTCGCGGCAGTTGCAGGTGTCTTGAAGTCGATCAATCCGGATCTCACGCCAGGCCAGTTGGAGAACGTATTGACGGCTTCGGCGGATGACGTTGAGTTTATCGCAGAAGATGCTCCTCCTGGTTTTGAGGAAGATCCTTTCTTTGAAGAAGATCCTTTCTTTGAAGAAGATTTTCCGTACGAAATGAAAGAATTGGCTCCTGGCTTTGATCTTGTCTCAGGTTGGGGCCGTTTGAACGGCGCACAAGCGATTCTTGCGTTGGACGATAAATGGAATCTCGCTGACCGCATCAGCGGGGCAAGCCGCTACGATACAGCGGTGGAAGTATCGAAAAAAGGCTGGAGCACATCCGGTAAAGCTGTACTTGCAACAGGCGGCGATTTCCCGGATGCCTTGAGCGCTGCGCCGCTTGCGGCATATCAAAACGCACCATTGCTTTTGACGAAAACCGATTCAATTCCACAATCGGTAAAAGATGAATTGAAACGCTTGAAAGTGAAAGAAGTGACATTGATCGGCGGAGAGGGCGCAATCAGCCCGATGGTCGAAATGGAACTGAACGAACTCGGCATTAAATCAACAAGCATCAAACGCATCAGCGGCAAAAATCGCTACGAAACGTCCGTCAATATCGCAAAACAAATGAAGACTTCGACGCAAGCGGTCGTAGCGACAGGTTCAGCGTTTGCTGATGCCTTGTCGATCGCACCGGTCGCAGGAAGCCAGAAAATGCCGATCTTGCTGACGAAACCGAACGGCTTGCCAGCAGAAGTGAAAGCTCATTTGGCGGCGAAAGCTTATAGCAAAACCTTCATCGTTGGCGGTAAAGGCGCTGTTTCTGACAACACAGCAAAAGAACTTAAAAACCCGGTCCGCCTGTCCGGCGCATCACGCTACGAAACGAACAGTGCGATCATCACTCATTTCAAAGCATCCTTCGACAACAAGAACATGTACTTGTCGACGGGCGCAAATTATCCGGATGCACTCGCTGGATCCGTACTGGCAGCAAAAACGAAAGCACCACTCGTATTGACTGCACCGAACGGCCCGAATGCAGCTACAGTGAAGACAGTTCAAACACAGTTGAAAACCGTCAGCGGCATTTACATCCTCGGCGGTGAAGGCGCTTTGCCGACGCAAAGCATCCAACAATTGTTCGAGTAA
- a CDS encoding DUF5996 family protein, whose translation MDVIKHSEWAETKFTLHLLSQILGKIKLETAQQEPQWAHVTLAITPNGFTTGLLFHQDRAFQVDLDIYESHILINVEGNVQTVALETAKSIKIYFEEIFEALASKGIHLKINPKPQEMAYKNNLNEDDTPLTFNWEQAIRGLKLFHFAAAEQLKFIGPLRSRKMKPALFWGTFDVSSLILPGIRQPYPEDKVIEKAAFDEHFIEYGFWTGDANVDVPAFFVLPYPFVNKELDSERLKPKDAYFEASLSEYFLMLDKVAGSPRPTKAMQEFFRSTFDILSEELGWPDCSYYFTPLDMPEQTAKK comes from the coding sequence ATGGACGTGATCAAGCATTCCGAATGGGCTGAAACGAAATTCACTTTGCATTTGCTATCCCAGATCCTTGGCAAGATCAAACTCGAAACCGCCCAGCAAGAACCTCAGTGGGCGCATGTGACACTAGCCATAACACCGAACGGATTTACGACGGGTTTATTATTCCATCAAGATCGGGCGTTTCAAGTCGACTTGGATATTTACGAAAGCCACATCCTCATCAATGTCGAAGGAAATGTGCAGACCGTGGCGCTTGAAACGGCCAAGTCGATCAAAATTTATTTCGAAGAGATCTTCGAAGCGTTGGCATCGAAAGGCATTCATTTGAAGATCAATCCGAAACCGCAAGAGATGGCATATAAGAACAATCTTAACGAAGACGATACGCCGCTGACGTTCAATTGGGAACAAGCGATACGGGGGCTCAAACTATTTCACTTTGCGGCTGCTGAACAGTTGAAGTTTATCGGCCCGCTGCGCTCCCGAAAAATGAAGCCCGCGCTGTTCTGGGGAACGTTTGACGTCTCGTCGCTCATTTTGCCAGGCATCCGCCAGCCGTACCCGGAAGACAAAGTCATCGAAAAAGCGGCGTTCGATGAACATTTCATCGAATATGGATTCTGGACTGGCGACGCCAATGTGGATGTGCCGGCATTTTTCGTGCTGCCGTATCCGTTCGTCAACAAAGAACTCGACAGCGAGCGTTTAAAACCTAAAGATGCGTATTTCGAAGCTTCGCTGAGCGAATACTTCCTGATGCTTGATAAAGTCGCCGGCTCGCCACGTCCGACAAAAGCGATGCAGGAATTTTTCCGCTCGACTTTTGACATTCTCAGCGAAGAACTGGGCTGGCCGGATTGTTCGTATTACTTTACGCCGCTTGATATGCCTGAACAGACAGCGAAAAAATGA
- a CDS encoding metallophosphoesterase — MKTVRNIAIALVILFVFVVAYGLFEPRLLDVTQEQAVIPNLPENWEGQEIAVLGDFQIGLWGDNADTVEEAVEEIIERDPAAVLMLGDFIYHPKNETQKKITENIEALKPIGEADIPVYSVMGNHDFGLKKKDSQPLNEAATKLRQALKEIGVEVLHNESALLGVDGDALPDVSKGLYIAGVGSNWMGDDSASEALEGIATDAPRIVMMHNPNSFVKFPANSAPFSVAGHTHGGQIRLPGLPGWSWMDFTSEEEKHTDGWIENYGAAGNQLYVNRGIGMSTVPIRINAKPELTIFTLVSKQ; from the coding sequence ATGAAGACAGTCAGAAATATAGCCATTGCACTTGTTATTCTATTCGTTTTCGTCGTCGCATATGGCTTGTTCGAACCCCGTTTGCTCGATGTGACACAAGAGCAAGCTGTCATCCCGAACCTTCCTGAGAATTGGGAAGGCCAGGAAATCGCAGTGCTGGGAGATTTTCAAATTGGATTATGGGGCGATAATGCCGACACGGTGGAAGAAGCCGTTGAAGAAATTATCGAAAGAGACCCAGCAGCCGTTTTAATGCTTGGCGATTTTATCTATCATCCGAAAAACGAGACGCAGAAGAAAATAACCGAAAATATCGAAGCGTTAAAACCAATTGGCGAAGCTGATATTCCGGTGTACTCCGTTATGGGCAATCATGATTTCGGATTGAAGAAAAAGGACTCACAACCATTAAACGAAGCTGCGACAAAACTGCGCCAGGCATTAAAGGAAATAGGCGTAGAAGTTTTACACAATGAATCTGCCCTGCTCGGTGTAGATGGGGATGCTCTGCCTGATGTCTCAAAAGGACTTTACATTGCGGGGGTCGGTTCAAACTGGATGGGTGATGATTCTGCATCAGAAGCCCTGGAAGGAATCGCCACTGATGCCCCGCGTATAGTGATGATGCACAACCCGAATTCTTTTGTGAAATTCCCGGCAAATTCGGCACCATTTTCTGTTGCTGGCCATACACATGGCGGCCAGATAAGACTTCCTGGCTTGCCCGGCTGGTCCTGGATGGACTTTACTTCAGAAGAAGAAAAGCATACGGATGGGTGGATTGAGAATTACGGCGCCGCTGGCAACCAGTTGTACGTAAACCGTGGAATCGGCATGAGCACAGTGCCGATCCGCATCAATGCTAAACCCGAACTGACGATTTTTACGTTAGTTTCTAAACAATAA
- a CDS encoding GNAT family N-acetyltransferase encodes MKKLETERLEIIPCTAEVTQLLQNQQYDNGPEIDRHLQELLEDPSLFAWGSWLIIRKLDGQVIGDGGFKGKPDDQRQVEIGYGLLEQYWNKGYASEAMNALIEWALANEKVEKVIAETERSNQASIRVLEKAKMKRAQETDATIYWER; translated from the coding sequence ATGAAGAAACTAGAAACTGAACGATTGGAAATCATTCCTTGCACCGCTGAAGTGACTCAGCTGCTTCAAAACCAGCAGTACGACAACGGGCCGGAAATTGATCGTCATTTACAAGAGTTGCTGGAAGACCCCAGCCTGTTTGCATGGGGAAGCTGGCTGATTATCCGAAAGTTAGATGGCCAGGTAATCGGGGATGGCGGGTTTAAAGGCAAACCTGATGACCAGCGGCAAGTGGAGATAGGATATGGGTTGCTCGAGCAATATTGGAATAAAGGCTATGCGAGCGAAGCGATGAACGCTTTGATCGAATGGGCGCTGGCAAACGAAAAGGTAGAAAAAGTGATTGCCGAAACCGAGCGCTCCAATCAAGCATCCATTCGCGTGCTTGAAAAAGCTAAGATGAAAAGAGCGCAAGAAACGGATGCAACGATTTATTGGGAAAGATAG
- a CDS encoding M3 family oligoendopeptidase, with product MEQTTAHTWNLTSLYAGTSRSEELKAFMADLQNTLEQAAGQLQNYREMDERDNDALLKVIDQFQYALLAWEQLDDFAICAYAENVADQAAIALMDESAVLKAKLASLQIELDQAFAEFSEADWQAFTASDRVQASSFYLNERRGMVKDRLPAELERMISALSVNGLSGWEQQHELVLTKLRVPIEVDGELQQVSIGQALNEAINGKDRASRKRAAEAVDETCVAHADTVAAILNRVAGSRLAIYEQRGWDNKLKEMLEHNRIQEASIDAMLTAIDDNKDLYRAYIERKLKVAGQDPASWFDLESPAFSLSDKVDFASAKTTISKQFHQFSDKLGNFADRAFKQDWIEAENRPGKAEGGFCASMPLAKESRIFVTYRDTYQDLVTLAHELGHAYHNQIIHDEPALAQQKGTSVAETASTFMENLVLDAVIQQTTDENERLAMLEMKIRDGLKYVVSVPNMFRFERKFYEQRAQGMISAAQIKTMIAEVENDIYGGLVEDLALYKWMFIGHFYDAEKAFYNIPYTIGYLFSNGVYEQAKQQPDGFPERYDALLRDSGKMTVEQLGEQYLAADITQVAFWRDAQKSLTSAIEEYLELTEKHVAAAGKNKQ from the coding sequence GTGGAACAGACAACTGCACACACATGGAATTTAACTTCTTTATATGCCGGAACAAGCCGATCAGAAGAACTAAAAGCGTTTATGGCAGATTTGCAAAATACACTCGAGCAAGCGGCTGGGCAATTGCAAAATTACCGCGAGATGGACGAGCGGGACAACGATGCCTTGCTGAAAGTCATTGATCAATTTCAATATGCCTTGCTTGCTTGGGAACAGCTTGATGATTTCGCCATCTGTGCATATGCAGAAAACGTGGCGGATCAGGCAGCGATCGCTTTGATGGATGAAAGCGCCGTGTTGAAAGCAAAGCTCGCTTCCTTGCAGATCGAGTTGGATCAAGCCTTTGCTGAATTTTCCGAAGCGGATTGGCAAGCGTTTACCGCTTCCGACCGCGTTCAGGCATCATCGTTTTATTTGAATGAAAGAAGAGGGATGGTCAAGGACCGGTTGCCGGCTGAGCTGGAGCGCATGATCAGCGCGCTGTCCGTTAATGGCCTGTCGGGTTGGGAACAGCAGCACGAACTGGTGTTAACTAAATTGAGAGTGCCAATTGAAGTGGACGGGGAACTGCAGCAAGTGTCGATCGGCCAGGCATTGAATGAAGCTATAAACGGCAAAGACCGCGCCAGCCGAAAGCGGGCAGCTGAAGCTGTGGACGAAACGTGCGTAGCACACGCGGATACAGTGGCAGCCATTTTGAACCGTGTGGCTGGATCTCGTTTGGCAATCTACGAACAGCGAGGCTGGGACAATAAATTGAAAGAGATGCTCGAGCATAATCGGATCCAGGAAGCTTCAATCGATGCGATGCTCACGGCCATCGATGATAATAAGGATTTGTACAGAGCGTATATCGAACGGAAATTGAAAGTGGCGGGCCAAGATCCAGCCAGCTGGTTCGATCTGGAGTCGCCGGCGTTTTCACTTTCAGACAAAGTGGATTTTGCCTCGGCGAAAACCACCATCAGCAAGCAGTTCCACCAGTTCAGCGACAAGCTCGGGAATTTTGCTGACCGCGCCTTTAAACAGGATTGGATCGAAGCCGAGAACCGGCCGGGCAAAGCAGAAGGCGGATTTTGCGCTTCGATGCCATTGGCCAAAGAAAGCCGGATCTTTGTGACATATCGTGATACTTATCAGGATTTGGTGACCTTGGCGCATGAACTGGGCCACGCCTATCACAATCAGATTATCCACGACGAACCGGCGCTTGCGCAGCAAAAAGGCACGAGTGTTGCGGAAACGGCTTCTACGTTTATGGAGAATCTGGTGCTGGATGCCGTAATCCAACAGACGACTGACGAAAACGAACGGCTCGCCATGCTCGAAATGAAGATCCGTGACGGCTTGAAATACGTCGTGAGCGTACCGAATATGTTCCGCTTCGAACGTAAGTTTTATGAGCAGCGGGCACAGGGCATGATTTCTGCGGCGCAAATCAAAACGATGATCGCCGAAGTGGAAAATGATATTTACGGCGGACTTGTTGAGGATTTGGCTCTTTACAAATGGATGTTCATCGGCCATTTCTATGATGCCGAAAAAGCGTTCTACAATATTCCGTATACGATCGGCTATTTATTCAGCAACGGCGTATATGAACAGGCCAAACAGCAGCCGGACGGATTCCCGGAGCGGTACGATGCGTTATTGCGCGATTCCGGGAAAATGACCGTCGAGCAATTGGGCGAACAGTATCTAGCAGCAGATATCACGCAAGTAGCATTTTGGCGAGATGCACAGAAATCCCTGACATCCGCCATTGAAGAATACTTGGAGTTGACTGAGAAGCACGTTGCAGCGGCTGGCAAAAATAAGCAATGA
- a CDS encoding protein phosphatase 2C domain-containing protein produces the protein MKTSKDPTSFSWVGSEQSFVDQLDIQQTGPVTVGRFGGNSTAGQTKNEDGCMVWLNAAEDWEFTVLLDAHQTAESAKLVIAEISRLEPSINGALKFPIKQAFSQLSEILLASFDSERFKAACSEVQGETAVLCTARKGKFLWWLSVGDCLLYLFHPELEALGEMQQNHRSFYEWIGKANTFELPVPCFSTGAKELRKGVNHILLTTDGLVECPNTDFSNPLEVAKRFEMASNIEGVQALLQEIKEKEVRDSTTILSWMIEVESEATRPGDEPQ, from the coding sequence ATGAAAACTAGCAAGGATCCAACAAGCTTCAGCTGGGTAGGAAGCGAGCAGTCTTTTGTCGACCAGCTGGACATTCAGCAAACTGGCCCTGTGACGGTAGGGCGGTTCGGCGGCAATTCAACTGCCGGTCAAACGAAAAATGAAGACGGCTGCATGGTGTGGTTGAACGCAGCGGAAGACTGGGAATTCACCGTGTTACTGGACGCCCATCAAACAGCCGAAAGCGCAAAGCTCGTTATAGCGGAAATCAGCCGCTTGGAACCTTCGATCAATGGAGCTTTGAAATTTCCAATCAAACAAGCATTCAGCCAGCTGTCGGAGATTTTGCTGGCAAGCTTTGACAGCGAACGCTTTAAAGCAGCGTGCAGCGAAGTGCAAGGCGAAACCGCTGTCTTATGCACAGCAAGAAAAGGCAAATTCCTTTGGTGGCTATCTGTCGGCGACTGCCTATTGTACTTGTTTCATCCTGAACTCGAAGCGCTCGGCGAGATGCAGCAGAATCATCGGAGCTTCTATGAATGGATCGGCAAAGCAAATACATTCGAGTTGCCGGTGCCTTGCTTTAGTACAGGAGCGAAAGAATTAAGAAAAGGCGTCAATCACATTTTGCTGACGACTGACGGGCTGGTGGAATGCCCCAATACCGATTTTTCAAATCCGCTGGAAGTGGCCAAACGTTTTGAAATGGCTTCAAATATAGAGGGTGTACAAGCGTTGCTGCAAGAAATCAAAGAAAAAGAGGTCCGTGACAGCACCACCATCTTGTCTTGGATGATAGAAGTGGAAAGTGAAGCGACACGCCCTGGGGATGAGCCGCAATAA
- a CDS encoding ABC transporter permease, which translates to MSVQIEHDKTAYEEVHPLNAVAGGKRPDPPSAMASTMAFAHRALLRIKHVPEQMFDVTVFPIIFLLMFTYLFGGAIAGSTGEYLQFLLPGILVMTVSQITMYTGIDLNNDIRKGIFDRFRTLPIWLPSALVGALLVDVIRYSLASAIMIGLGLILGFRPEGGALGVVGAVLVILLFSFSFSWIWTAAGIIMRSEKSLMMVSFLVVFPLTFVSNVFVDPSTLPSWLQGFVNINPISILATAVRGLMHGNGTWEQIGWVVVVSAIFVVIFAPLTMYLYRRKE; encoded by the coding sequence ATGAGCGTTCAAATCGAACACGACAAAACGGCTTATGAAGAAGTGCACCCGCTGAACGCTGTTGCGGGCGGTAAGCGGCCGGATCCGCCGAGTGCAATGGCGTCCACAATGGCGTTTGCCCATCGTGCGCTATTGCGGATCAAGCATGTGCCGGAGCAGATGTTTGACGTAACGGTATTTCCGATCATCTTTCTATTGATGTTCACGTATTTGTTCGGCGGTGCGATCGCCGGGTCAACAGGCGAATATTTGCAGTTTCTTTTGCCCGGCATTTTGGTCATGACCGTTTCGCAGATTACAATGTACACCGGCATCGACTTGAACAATGATATTCGAAAAGGCATATTCGACCGCTTCCGGACCTTGCCGATTTGGCTGCCGTCCGCTTTGGTCGGCGCATTGCTCGTTGACGTCATCCGCTATTCGCTGGCGTCGGCCATTATGATCGGTCTCGGGCTAATTCTCGGATTTCGCCCGGAAGGCGGAGCGCTGGGGGTAGTAGGTGCGGTCTTGGTCATCCTATTGTTTTCGTTCAGCTTTTCGTGGATCTGGACCGCTGCCGGCATCATCATGCGTTCCGAAAAATCCTTGATGATGGTCAGTTTTTTGGTGGTGTTCCCTCTCACCTTTGTGAGCAATGTGTTCGTCGATCCGTCGACTTTGCCGTCTTGGCTGCAAGGATTCGTCAACATCAACCCGATTTCCATCCTCGCAACAGCCGTTCGTGGGTTGATGCACGGCAACGGGACTTGGGAGCAAATTGGCTGGGTGGTCGTCGTATCCGCGATTTTCGTGGTGATTTTTGCACCGCTGACGATGTATCTGTACCGGAGAAAAGAATAG
- a CDS encoding ATP-binding cassette domain-containing protein — METRGVERQANGLAVEAAGLVKIYGKERAVDGVDLVIPRGTVYGFLGPNGAGKTTTIRMLATLIQPDGGSATIFGHDLKTESAAIKSRISLTGQYASIDEDLTGIENLVLISRLMGYTVKEAKLRAAELLSAFGLENAAKRQVKKYSGGMRRRIDIAASIVVTPDLLFLDEPTTGLDPRSRNQVWEIVRALVQTGTTVLLTTQNLEEADQLADRIAVINHGKIIAEGTSSELKASVGTGTLNVQLLDAADQPQATAILERKLGVPVHTSTDGVTLSAQAKDSSIVAEALGELGKEKIAISDFSLGRPSLDEVFLTLTGQSASDQPTEEENS, encoded by the coding sequence ATGGAAACAAGAGGTGTGGAACGGCAGGCGAACGGATTGGCTGTAGAAGCGGCGGGACTGGTGAAAATATACGGGAAAGAACGAGCGGTAGACGGCGTGGATTTGGTTATTCCAAGAGGGACGGTATACGGATTTTTAGGACCGAACGGGGCGGGGAAAACGACGACAATCCGCATGCTGGCGACATTGATCCAGCCGGACGGCGGTAGCGCGACCATTTTCGGGCACGATTTAAAGACGGAAAGCGCGGCCATCAAAAGCCGCATCAGTTTAACAGGCCAATATGCATCGATTGATGAAGACTTGACCGGAATTGAAAACTTGGTGCTGATTTCCAGGCTGATGGGTTATACGGTCAAGGAAGCAAAGTTGCGTGCGGCGGAATTGCTGTCGGCATTCGGTCTGGAGAACGCAGCCAAACGGCAAGTGAAAAAGTATTCTGGCGGCATGAGGCGGCGCATCGATATCGCCGCGAGCATCGTCGTGACGCCGGATCTATTGTTTCTCGATGAGCCAACGACTGGCCTCGACCCGCGCAGCCGCAACCAAGTGTGGGAGATTGTGCGCGCGCTCGTTCAAACAGGAACGACCGTGCTGTTGACGACACAGAATTTGGAGGAAGCGGACCAGCTGGCAGACCGCATTGCGGTCATCAATCACGGCAAAATCATTGCAGAAGGCACGAGCAGTGAATTGAAAGCGTCAGTCGGAACCGGCACATTGAATGTGCAATTGCTGGATGCAGCAGACCAACCGCAAGCAACAGCCATTCTTGAACGCAAGCTAGGTGTCCCGGTTCACACCTCTACAGATGGCGTAACCTTAAGCGCGCAGGCGAAAGATTCCTCAATCGTCGCAGAAGCGCTCGGGGAATTGGGTAAAGAAAAAATTGCCATCAGCGATTTTTCGCTCGGGCGGCCGAGCTTGGATGAAGTGTTTTTGACATTGACCGGACAATCCGCCAGCGACCAACCGACTGAGGAGGAGAACTCATGA
- a CDS encoding ketoacyl-ACP synthase III, whose amino-acid sequence MSRSAARITAIGSYVPEKRLTNLDLEQLVETNDEWILQRTGIRERRIAGEHEFTSDISTKAVQDLAERYGKSFEDVDLIIACTMTPDFKTPSVAAMVQAKLNIPNAGTIDLNAACAGFSYGLQMANGLITSGLHKKILVIGAETFSKILDYTDRSTCILFGDGGGAVLVEHDADNPSFIESHMGTNGALANNLYCTDLAGEMFGEDLAARNVVWQNGREVYKWAVNTVPKGVNALMDKAGVSPSDVDWFVPHSANLRIIESICTRSGLSLDKTVYSLEYYGNTSAGSIPLSLAEGVKDGRIKAGDQLLLYGFGGGLTHAGMLVKWSI is encoded by the coding sequence ATGAGCAGATCAGCAGCACGAATTACAGCCATCGGATCGTATGTACCCGAAAAGAGGCTGACGAATTTGGACCTGGAACAATTGGTTGAAACAAATGACGAGTGGATCCTCCAGCGCACCGGCATCAGAGAGCGCCGCATTGCGGGAGAACACGAATTTACGAGTGATATAAGCACAAAAGCAGTACAAGATTTGGCAGAGCGTTACGGAAAATCGTTCGAGGATGTCGATTTGATCATTGCCTGCACGATGACGCCTGACTTCAAAACGCCAAGCGTGGCTGCAATGGTCCAGGCAAAACTGAACATCCCGAACGCAGGAACGATCGATTTGAACGCGGCTTGCGCAGGCTTCTCTTACGGCCTGCAGATGGCGAACGGCTTGATCACCTCCGGATTGCACAAGAAAATCCTGGTCATCGGCGCGGAAACGTTCTCGAAGATCCTCGATTACACCGACCGCTCGACGTGCATCCTGTTCGGCGATGGCGGCGGGGCGGTGCTGGTCGAACACGACGCAGACAACCCGAGCTTTATCGAATCGCATATGGGAACGAACGGCGCATTGGCGAACAACCTGTATTGCACAGACCTGGCAGGCGAAATGTTTGGCGAAGATTTGGCTGCCCGCAATGTCGTCTGGCAAAATGGCCGTGAAGTATACAAATGGGCGGTCAATACAGTGCCAAAAGGTGTCAACGCCTTAATGGACAAAGCGGGCGTCTCTCCATCCGATGTCGATTGGTTCGTGCCGCATAGTGCCAATCTGCGGATCATCGAGTCGATTTGCACGAGAAGCGGGCTGTCGCTCGACAAGACGGTGTATTCACTTGAGTATTACGGCAACACATCTGCCGGCTCGATTCCGCTATCGCTTGCCGAAGGCGTGAAAGACGGCCGCATCAAAGCCGGTGATCAATTGCTGCTGTACGGATTCGGTGGCGGCTTGACCCATGCCGGCATGCTGGTGAAATGGTCGATTTAA